The following are from one region of the Mycolicibacterium diernhoferi genome:
- a CDS encoding MCE family protein — MNKQSTPWLKFGIFATATLLLTAALFTVFGEYRGGSTVSYSAVFIDASGLEPGDSVRAGGLRVGTVTELALQADDTVVVAFDTDRHVVLSSDSRAAVRYLNLVGDRYLEVIDVPGAIAAMPPGARIPVERTTPALDLDQLLGGLRPVIRGLNPADVNALTASLVQVFQGQGGTLESLLSSGATLTSDLADRNHTVELLIDNLNEVMASLASDGEAFGNAIDRFQTLVSGLAEDRDPIGAAIDSLSMGTTAIGDLLSGVRPPLAESVHQLSRLAPLLDHDKEQLDIALGRAPGNFRKLVRLGAYGSWLNYYICELSFRVSDLEGRTVVIPWTKQEGGRCSEP, encoded by the coding sequence ATGAACAAGCAGTCAACTCCCTGGCTGAAGTTCGGGATCTTCGCCACCGCCACGCTGCTGCTGACCGCGGCCCTGTTCACCGTCTTCGGCGAGTATCGCGGCGGCTCCACGGTCAGCTATTCGGCGGTGTTCATCGATGCGTCGGGCCTTGAGCCCGGGGACTCGGTCAGGGCCGGCGGTCTCCGTGTCGGCACGGTAACCGAACTCGCCCTGCAAGCCGACGACACCGTCGTGGTGGCGTTCGATACGGACCGGCACGTCGTTCTCAGCTCCGACAGCAGGGCGGCGGTCCGCTATCTGAACCTGGTCGGCGACCGCTATCTCGAAGTCATCGATGTGCCCGGAGCGATCGCTGCCATGCCACCCGGGGCCCGGATTCCCGTCGAACGAACCACTCCGGCCTTGGACCTGGATCAGCTACTCGGCGGACTCCGACCGGTGATCAGGGGACTCAATCCAGCGGATGTCAACGCGCTGACCGCATCCCTGGTCCAGGTGTTCCAGGGCCAAGGCGGCACACTGGAATCCCTGCTGTCGAGCGGCGCCACGCTGACCAGCGACCTGGCGGACCGCAACCATACCGTCGAGCTCCTGATCGACAATCTCAACGAGGTCATGGCGAGTCTCGCGTCCGATGGGGAGGCCTTCGGAAATGCGATCGACCGGTTTCAGACCCTCGTGTCGGGTTTGGCCGAGGACCGCGATCCGATCGGTGCCGCGATCGACTCACTCAGCATGGGCACTACCGCGATCGGTGATCTGCTCAGCGGCGTCCGCCCACCATTGGCGGAGTCGGTGCACCAGCTGAGCCGACTGGCACCACTGCTGGATCACGACAAGGAGCAGCTCGACATCGCTCTCGGCCGGGCCCCGGGCAACTTCCGGAAACTTGTGCGCCTCGGTGCCTACGGAAGCTGGCTCAATTACTACATCTGCGAGCTGTCCTTCCGCGTCAGCGATCTGGAGGGACGAACGGTGGTGATCCCGTGGACCAAACAAGAAGGCGGAAGGTGTAGCGAACCCTGA
- a CDS encoding MCE family protein, with translation MLKYHGSHLARSGTIGLILILLVIAVGLQPKHLWQWSTATRYHAEFAEAGGLAVGNAVMVSGMTVGSVTDLSLRAGTVVVSFIVDGNHRVGADSTAHIRTRTLLGERVLAVESAGDARLHANGLIPLARTSSPYALTQAVDELTSNTAGTDTADLNQALDTLAATIDQIAPRLGPAFDGFTRLSQSLNSRDEVLRDLLRNTRDVTGVLAARSQHLNTLIIDANLLVDVLNNRRNEVVGLLTGISVVSRELSGLVADNEAALAPALAKLNAVTAMLQKNRDNIAQALPGLARYQVTQGETVSSGFYYNAFIPNLVPAQAIQPFLDYAFGFRRGVNAGQPPDNAGPRAEFPLPRNGIPGGS, from the coding sequence ATGCTGAAATATCACGGATCCCACCTTGCCCGATCGGGAACCATCGGGCTGATCCTGATACTGCTGGTGATCGCAGTCGGGCTACAGCCGAAACACCTTTGGCAGTGGTCGACGGCGACCCGATATCACGCCGAGTTCGCCGAAGCCGGCGGGCTGGCAGTCGGCAACGCCGTGATGGTCTCGGGTATGACCGTGGGGTCTGTCACAGATCTTTCGTTGCGGGCCGGCACGGTGGTGGTCAGTTTCATCGTGGACGGGAACCACCGCGTGGGCGCGGACAGCACTGCCCATATCCGTACCAGAACACTGCTCGGCGAGCGGGTGCTGGCCGTCGAGTCGGCCGGAGACGCGAGACTGCATGCCAACGGTCTGATCCCGCTCGCGCGGACGTCATCGCCCTACGCATTGACCCAGGCAGTCGACGAGCTGACCAGCAACACCGCGGGTACCGACACAGCGGATCTCAATCAGGCGCTCGATACGCTCGCGGCGACCATCGATCAGATCGCTCCCCGGTTGGGTCCCGCGTTCGACGGGTTCACCCGGCTGTCACAGTCGCTGAACAGTCGCGACGAAGTCCTGCGTGACCTGCTGCGGAACACCCGTGACGTCACCGGTGTGCTCGCTGCGCGCAGCCAGCATCTCAACACATTGATCATCGATGCCAATTTGCTGGTCGACGTCCTCAACAACCGGCGCAATGAGGTCGTGGGTCTACTCACCGGAATATCCGTTGTCAGCAGGGAACTCTCGGGTTTGGTGGCGGATAACGAAGCCGCGTTGGCACCCGCCTTGGCGAAGCTCAACGCGGTCACCGCGATGCTGCAGAAGAATCGGGACAACATCGCACAGGCGTTGCCAGGCTTGGCCAGGTACCAGGTGACCCAGGGCGAAACGGTGTCCAGCGGCTTCTACTACAACGCGTTCATCCCGAACCTGGTGCCCGCGCAGGCGATACAGCCCTTTCTCGACTATGCGTTCGGATTCCGGCGCGGTGTAAATGCCGGTCAGCCCCCGGACAATGCCGGGCCACGTGCCGAGTTCCCGCTGCCGCGCAACGGAATCCCTGGAGGATCTTGA
- a CDS encoding MCE family protein: MTRYSRTKVLATVLISTFVVGVGVLAHEVFLRPIRISVNFASAIGIYPGDDVRVLGVKVGRIAAIEPAGAHVRMTLEFDHDVPIPVDAEAIIVTQSLVAARYVQLTPAYGTTGSTMPDGAEIPLQRTAVPLEWDEVKAQLMRLATDLGPATSGEDTPLARFIDSTANAMQGNGAKLRHTLAELSALGRVLADGGGDIAEIIKGLHTFVDALRDSNVQIVEFQDRFAVLTGVLNDHRSSLGAALTDLSVAVGDIERFVGGAGDATAEQLQRLTEVTQILVDRKSDVENILHVTPNAIANGYNVYNPNSGAQVGAFVMNNFSDPVAFLCGSIAAVANVTSAETAKLCQQYLGPGLRQANFNYLPFPFNPYLGKAPDNLIYTDPALAPGGAGPVPPAAELPLPVSAHTGAIDNPFPAPGQAPPALIGPGPTAPHHLPAHPSPALYPGAPLPTLPTVVSNLPDLLLPAEGIR, from the coding sequence ATGACCCGGTACAGCCGAACCAAGGTGCTGGCAACCGTCCTCATCTCCACATTCGTGGTGGGGGTCGGCGTGTTGGCCCACGAGGTCTTTCTTCGCCCGATCCGGATTTCGGTCAATTTCGCCAGTGCCATCGGTATCTACCCGGGTGACGATGTCCGCGTCCTCGGAGTCAAGGTAGGTCGCATCGCGGCGATCGAACCGGCCGGGGCACACGTGAGGATGACTCTCGAGTTCGATCATGATGTGCCCATCCCGGTCGATGCCGAAGCGATCATCGTCACCCAGAGCCTCGTCGCCGCGCGCTACGTTCAACTCACCCCCGCCTACGGCACAACGGGGTCCACGATGCCCGACGGGGCAGAGATACCACTGCAGAGGACCGCGGTTCCGCTCGAGTGGGACGAGGTGAAGGCCCAGTTGATGCGGTTGGCAACCGATCTCGGCCCGGCGACCAGCGGTGAGGACACGCCCCTTGCCCGCTTCATCGACAGCACCGCAAATGCCATGCAGGGCAACGGCGCCAAGTTGCGCCACACCTTGGCAGAGCTGTCCGCTTTGGGGCGCGTTCTCGCCGACGGCGGCGGAGACATAGCCGAAATCATCAAAGGTCTACACACCTTCGTCGACGCTCTTCGGGACAGCAACGTACAGATCGTGGAGTTCCAGGACCGCTTCGCCGTGCTGACCGGCGTGCTCAATGACCATCGCTCCAGTCTGGGTGCGGCGCTGACCGACTTATCGGTGGCGGTCGGTGACATCGAGCGCTTCGTCGGTGGCGCCGGTGACGCCACAGCCGAACAACTGCAGCGATTGACCGAGGTGACCCAGATCCTCGTCGACCGCAAATCCGACGTCGAGAACATCTTGCACGTGACTCCGAATGCCATCGCCAACGGCTACAACGTCTATAACCCGAACTCCGGTGCCCAGGTGGGGGCGTTCGTGATGAACAACTTCAGTGACCCGGTGGCGTTCCTGTGCGGCTCGATTGCCGCGGTCGCCAATGTGACGTCGGCGGAGACGGCCAAGCTGTGCCAGCAGTACCTGGGCCCGGGTTTGCGGCAGGCGAATTTCAACTATCTGCCGTTCCCCTTCAACCCCTATCTGGGTAAGGCGCCGGACAATCTGATCTACACCGACCCGGCCCTGGCACCGGGCGGAGCGGGCCCCGTTCCGCCTGCCGCAGAACTACCGCTTCCGGTCTCCGCCCATACCGGGGCGATCGACAATCCCTTCCCGGCGCCCGGCCAAGCGCCCCCTGCACTCATCGGACCGGGCCCGACTGCACCGCATCACCTGCCCGCGCACCCCTCGCCGGCGCTGTACCCCGGCGCCCCGCTGCCGACACTTCCCACCGTCGTATCCAACCTGCCGGATCTGTTGCTCCCAGCCGAGGGGATTCGATGA
- a CDS encoding MCE family protein has product MTGTVAIMDRGRWRRHIAVALCILLTVPGCGFQGLTSLPLPGAVGRGADAQTFHVQFANIGTLESNSPVMLDDVVVGSVGKMTFADWHIDVELSVISDAIVPANAMAGIGQTSLLGSMHVALDPPLGQIPTGRLLPGVTIPLDSSAISPSTEQTLSSLSAVVNGGGLGRVGNIIHSFNAALTGRESDLRQLLTRLDRFVRVLDDQRADIIDSMDALNRLSGTFAEQSAVITSAVQEIPPALDVLITQRPRITHALDALRTFSDTSTRLVNDSQDDLVKNLDNLAPTLQALADVGDGLNRALVFATAFPYGQDLIDRGLRGDYMNLFEILDFTVPRLKRSTLLGTRWEEPGAALVPAPGEPYYLDHTYAPLVAPGVQAPATPPTHPEQPAIFAGPYGADSSPAPAAPATPGGR; this is encoded by the coding sequence ATGACAGGCACTGTGGCGATCATGGATCGAGGGCGTTGGCGCCGGCATATCGCAGTGGCACTGTGCATCCTGTTGACCGTCCCGGGATGTGGCTTCCAGGGCTTGACCTCACTTCCGTTGCCAGGCGCCGTCGGGCGGGGCGCCGATGCGCAGACCTTTCATGTGCAGTTCGCGAACATCGGCACCTTGGAATCCAATTCACCGGTCATGCTCGACGATGTCGTGGTCGGCAGCGTCGGAAAGATGACCTTCGCCGACTGGCACATCGACGTCGAACTGTCTGTCATCTCGGATGCGATCGTGCCGGCCAATGCGATGGCCGGGATCGGCCAGACCAGTCTGCTCGGCTCCATGCACGTCGCACTCGACCCGCCTCTGGGCCAGATACCGACCGGGCGGCTACTACCCGGGGTGACGATCCCGTTGGACAGCTCGGCGATCTCGCCCTCCACCGAGCAGACGCTGTCCTCGCTGTCTGCGGTGGTCAACGGTGGGGGACTGGGGCGGGTGGGCAACATCATCCACAGTTTCAACGCCGCACTCACCGGCAGGGAGAGCGATCTGCGCCAACTGCTCACGCGTCTGGACAGATTCGTACGAGTCCTGGACGACCAGCGGGCGGACATCATCGATTCAATGGATGCTCTGAATCGACTGTCTGGCACATTCGCCGAGCAGTCCGCGGTGATCACCAGCGCCGTGCAGGAGATCCCGCCTGCGTTGGACGTCCTGATCACCCAGCGTCCGAGGATCACCCATGCGCTCGATGCCCTGCGCACATTCAGCGACACATCGACGCGGCTGGTGAACGACAGCCAAGATGATCTGGTCAAGAATCTGGACAATCTAGCGCCCACCTTGCAGGCGCTTGCCGACGTCGGCGACGGATTGAACCGCGCGCTCGTTTTCGCGACCGCATTCCCGTACGGGCAGGATCTGATCGACCGTGGCTTGCGCGGTGACTACATGAATCTGTTCGAGATCCTGGACTTCACCGTTCCCCGACTCAAACGTTCAACGCTGCTCGGCACCCGCTGGGAAGAACCCGGCGCGGCACTTGTACCGGCGCCGGGCGAACCGTACTACCTGGACCATACCTACGCACCTCTGGTGGCCCCCGGCGTCCAGGCACCCGCGACGCCACCGACTCACCCCGAACAGCCCGCGATCTTCGCAGGTCCCTACGGGGCGGACAGTTCACCGGCGCCGGCTGCGCCGGCCACACCAGGAGGCCGATAA